In Longimicrobiales bacterium, one DNA window encodes the following:
- the mutM gene encoding bifunctional DNA-formamidopyrimidine glycosylase/DNA-(apurinic or apyrimidinic site) lyase, whose protein sequence is MPELPEAETIVRGLRDTVVGEKIVRVEVLRPDVLRESKRRFAPKVRGRTISSVERRAKNVLLRLDDGATIAVNLGMTGRMLPFKHPPRGASRPGHPAVRFRFASGSVLVFDDTRRFGTVECLDSTEWAVRSARFGPEPLDPSYRAEDLLHALGTSRSPIRSWLLDQKRIAGVGNIYAAEALFLSGIHPLRPANRIGEDEAIALHASVRSVLSEAIEAGGTTIRDYRNAQGGKGEYARQLFVYGRNGEPCLRCGSEIERVVLSNRSAFFCPDCQPGSD, encoded by the coding sequence ATGCCGGAGTTACCAGAAGCCGAAACAATCGTCCGAGGTCTACGGGACACCGTCGTGGGTGAGAAGATTGTACGTGTCGAGGTGCTTCGGCCCGACGTACTTCGTGAGTCCAAGAGACGGTTCGCTCCAAAGGTGAGAGGGCGCACGATCTCGTCCGTTGAGCGGCGGGCAAAGAACGTACTGCTCCGGCTCGATGACGGCGCGACGATTGCGGTCAATCTCGGGATGACGGGACGGATGCTTCCGTTCAAGCACCCCCCTCGAGGAGCCTCCCGACCCGGGCACCCAGCGGTTCGCTTTCGCTTCGCATCAGGGAGCGTACTCGTCTTCGACGACACGCGGCGGTTCGGGACCGTCGAGTGTCTGGATTCGACTGAGTGGGCTGTGCGATCCGCTCGTTTCGGACCGGAACCCTTGGACCCATCGTACCGAGCAGAAGACCTGCTTCACGCCCTCGGCACCAGCCGGTCGCCAATCCGGTCCTGGCTCCTGGATCAGAAGCGCATTGCCGGAGTGGGGAACATCTATGCCGCGGAAGCACTCTTCCTATCCGGCATCCACCCTCTCCGCCCAGCGAACCGGATTGGCGAGGACGAGGCCATCGCACTGCACGCGTCCGTGCGTTCGGTGTTGAGCGAGGCCATCGAGGCAGGAGGCACGACCATTCGCGACTACCGCAACGCCCAAGGTGGTAAGGGAGAATACGCCCGCCAGCTGTTCGTCTATGGTCGAAACGGAGAGCCGTGCCTTCGCTGTGGCTCGGAGATCGAGCGAGTAGTCCTCTCCAACCGCTCGGCCTTCTTTTGTCCGGACTGTCAGCCAGGCTCGGATTGA
- the purD gene encoding phosphoribosylamine--glycine ligase, producing the protein MRILIVGNGGREHALLWKLLRDAPDAEFFATRPTPGMAPMCEAVEIAPTDVEALVDWAASHRIDLTVVGPEGPLAAGIVDRFQSKGLPVFGPTQAAARIESSKSYSKDLMRNANVPTAAHKTFSNRETAVEWVREQGAPIVVKASGLAAGKGVVVCTTVEVAVEAIDAMLGDLAYGEAGREIVIEEYMDGEEISIFAVCDGRDFLLLQPSQDHKRVGEGDSGPNTGGMGAYAPVSIADSEVVDEARTEIIAPTLAAMIEDGCPFQGFLYAGLMKTAEGLKVVEFNCRFGDPEAQVVLPLLESSLLDLLVTVAQGGSIAGRRVTSHEGSAVTTVVASGGYPGSYEKGKSMTIPERLFRDDMIVFHAGTATVDGETVTAGGRVVSVTAIAPTFMEAARKSREAAAQIKFEGAFFRRDIGWRERDRIQFGDQA; encoded by the coding sequence ATGCGCATCCTGATCGTCGGAAACGGTGGGCGCGAACACGCCCTGCTCTGGAAGCTGCTCCGGGACGCTCCGGACGCAGAATTCTTCGCCACCCGTCCCACACCGGGCATGGCCCCGATGTGTGAAGCGGTCGAAATCGCACCGACGGATGTGGAGGCCCTAGTTGACTGGGCAGCCAGTCACCGCATCGACCTGACGGTCGTGGGTCCAGAAGGCCCCCTGGCCGCGGGCATCGTCGACCGATTCCAGTCCAAGGGGCTGCCCGTCTTCGGTCCGACCCAGGCCGCGGCACGAATCGAGTCGAGCAAGTCCTACTCGAAAGACCTCATGCGGAACGCCAACGTACCAACCGCGGCCCATAAGACTTTCTCCAACCGAGAAACTGCGGTCGAATGGGTACGCGAGCAGGGCGCACCCATCGTGGTGAAAGCCTCAGGCCTCGCCGCAGGAAAAGGTGTCGTCGTCTGCACGACTGTAGAGGTGGCTGTCGAAGCGATCGACGCCATGCTCGGAGATCTCGCCTATGGTGAGGCTGGCCGTGAGATCGTGATCGAGGAGTACATGGATGGTGAGGAGATCTCGATATTCGCCGTGTGTGATGGTCGGGATTTCCTCTTGCTCCAACCTTCGCAAGACCACAAGCGAGTCGGGGAAGGGGACAGCGGCCCGAACACCGGTGGAATGGGCGCCTACGCACCCGTCTCCATCGCAGACTCAGAGGTCGTCGACGAAGCCCGGACTGAGATCATTGCGCCGACTCTGGCCGCAATGATTGAAGATGGCTGCCCCTTCCAGGGCTTCCTCTACGCCGGCCTGATGAAGACAGCGGAAGGCCTCAAGGTCGTCGAATTCAATTGCAGATTCGGGGACCCTGAAGCCCAGGTTGTGCTTCCCCTCCTCGAATCTTCCTTGCTGGATCTACTTGTCACGGTCGCCCAGGGTGGGTCGATCGCCGGGCGCCGCGTGACCAGCCACGAAGGCTCGGCGGTAACGACAGTCGTCGCCTCGGGGGGGTACCCGGGCTCCTACGAGAAGGGCAAATCGATGACGATCCCCGAAAGGCTGTTCAGGGACGACATGATCGTTTTCCATGCGGGAACGGCCACCGTCGACGGCGAAACGGTAACCGCGGGCGGGAGAGTCGTCTCGGTCACGGCGATTGCACCCACCTTCATGGAAGCCGCGAGAAAGAGCCGTGAAGCCGCTGCCCAGATCAAATTCGAGGGTGCGTTCTTTCGTCGAGACATCGGCTGGCGCGAGCGGGACCGCATTCAGTTCGGCGACCAGGCCTGA
- a CDS encoding M48 family metallopeptidase codes for MKGNQTKEGQDMADEPDRTEEPTGAEEDGSSASTRSKRILTDIAPHSWEHPADKAALQALRKIPIFDEILKKIFGFFGEKPIRLAFQADAVRVSENQFAKVYAIYKECLTTLDAPEEYPLFMSQTPLVNAGAYGMDQPFIILNSGTVRLLEDDELAYVISHEIGHIVSDHVLYKTMTVLLLNLANMGFPIVGLAARAVLVGLLEWSRKSELSSDRAGLLGVQDPEAVMRAMLKMAGGGTTEETNLQEFIIQAEEYRAGGDVADQVFKVLNLLGRTHPFHVLRVAELRDWIESGDYDRIVRGEYARRGERYPAYQEDLKAAATAYAEGAKDFLDSMADAAKQAGSDFLGGFKR; via the coding sequence GTGAAGGGCAACCAAACGAAAGAGGGTCAGGACATGGCGGACGAGCCGGATCGCACGGAAGAACCAACTGGCGCCGAGGAAGACGGAAGCAGCGCGAGCACTCGCTCGAAGCGCATCCTCACTGACATCGCTCCGCACTCCTGGGAACACCCGGCAGACAAAGCCGCACTTCAGGCGTTACGCAAGATTCCGATCTTCGATGAGATCCTCAAGAAGATCTTCGGCTTTTTCGGCGAGAAGCCGATTCGTCTCGCGTTCCAGGCTGACGCAGTCCGCGTGAGTGAGAACCAGTTCGCGAAAGTGTACGCGATCTACAAGGAGTGCCTCACGACACTCGACGCGCCGGAAGAGTACCCGCTCTTCATGTCGCAGACGCCGTTGGTAAACGCCGGTGCGTATGGCATGGATCAGCCGTTCATCATCTTGAACTCCGGCACTGTAAGACTGCTGGAAGACGACGAGCTCGCCTATGTGATCTCCCATGAAATCGGTCACATCGTGAGCGACCACGTGCTCTACAAGACGATGACGGTCCTTCTGCTCAACCTGGCGAACATGGGCTTCCCAATCGTGGGGCTCGCGGCTCGCGCCGTCCTGGTGGGACTCCTCGAGTGGTCACGGAAGTCCGAGCTGTCGAGCGACCGTGCCGGCCTCCTGGGTGTTCAGGATCCCGAGGCGGTCATGCGGGCGATGCTCAAGATGGCCGGCGGCGGGACGACGGAAGAGACCAACCTGCAGGAGTTCATCATTCAGGCGGAAGAATACCGGGCCGGGGGCGACGTCGCCGATCAGGTGTTCAAGGTACTCAATCTCCTGGGTCGGACTCACCCCTTCCACGTGCTTCGCGTCGCGGAGCTTCGCGACTGGATCGAGAGCGGAGATTACGATCGCATCGTTCGCGGCGAGTACGCTCGTCGAGGGGAGCGCTATCCTGCATACCAGGAAGACCTGAAGGCCGCTGCTACCGCCTATGCCGAGGGCGCGAAGGACTTCCTCGACTCGATGGCTGACGCGGCGAAGCAGGCCGGATCAGACTTCCTGGGCGGCTTCAAGCGCTGA
- a CDS encoding PLP-dependent aspartate aminotransferase family protein, with amino-acid sequence MDHEAAKDLSFGTKAIHAGVEPEPVTGAIMTPIFQTSTYVQRAVGEPNEGRYDYGRTANPTREALEASIAALESGSHGIAFSSGLAAIEAVVKRLSTGDHVVSEENTYGGTARMFDHVLSRFGIEFTYVDARDTDAVAAAMQPNTRLIHVETPTNPMMKLCDIAAIADLAHSADALLMVDNTFASPFNQRPLELGADFTMHSSTKYVNGHSDVIGGLLAVRDTALAEELFFIRKSSGAVPGPMDCWLTLRGIKTMHVRMERHNANGMAVAEWLQDHPKVDRVMYPGLASHEQHDLAKRQMSGFTGMVSVDVGTLERTKALTENLRIFSLAESLGGVESLVNVPAFMTHGSVPEDRRLAMGITPGLVRFSVGIEGIDDIIADLDRVLSIR; translated from the coding sequence ATGGACCACGAGGCTGCGAAGGATCTCTCTTTCGGCACGAAGGCGATCCACGCAGGAGTCGAGCCTGAGCCCGTGACCGGCGCCATCATGACGCCGATCTTTCAGACATCCACATATGTCCAGCGGGCGGTCGGAGAGCCCAATGAGGGCCGATACGACTACGGCAGGACAGCGAATCCAACCCGCGAGGCATTGGAAGCCAGCATCGCGGCGCTAGAAAGCGGTTCGCACGGCATCGCGTTTTCTTCAGGCCTCGCGGCCATCGAGGCAGTCGTGAAGCGACTGTCCACGGGCGACCACGTGGTGAGTGAGGAGAACACCTACGGGGGCACGGCGCGCATGTTTGATCATGTGCTGAGTCGCTTCGGCATCGAATTTACCTACGTCGACGCCCGCGACACTGACGCGGTCGCGGCCGCGATGCAGCCGAACACTCGACTGATCCACGTCGAGACTCCGACGAACCCCATGATGAAGCTTTGCGACATCGCGGCGATCGCCGACCTGGCGCACAGTGCAGATGCCCTGCTCATGGTCGACAACACCTTCGCGTCGCCGTTCAACCAGCGGCCGCTCGAGCTCGGTGCCGACTTCACGATGCATTCGTCGACCAAGTACGTGAATGGGCACTCTGACGTCATTGGCGGACTACTCGCCGTCCGGGACACGGCCCTCGCTGAAGAGCTCTTCTTCATTCGCAAATCATCCGGGGCAGTGCCGGGCCCGATGGACTGCTGGCTCACGCTGCGGGGCATAAAGACCATGCACGTGCGAATGGAGCGCCACAACGCGAACGGCATGGCAGTCGCCGAATGGCTCCAGGATCATCCCAAGGTGGATCGGGTCATGTATCCGGGCCTGGCTTCGCACGAGCAGCATGACCTCGCAAAACGGCAGATGTCGGGCTTCACCGGCATGGTCTCTGTCGATGTCGGGACGCTCGAACGCACGAAGGCACTTACGGAAAATCTGCGCATCTTCTCTCTTGCCGAGAGTCTGGGAGGGGTGGAGTCTCTTGTGAACGTCCCCGCGTTCATGACCCATGGCTCGGTTCCCGAGGATCGTCGACTCGCGATGGGTATCACGCCCGGGCTCGTGCGGTTCTCTGTGGGCATCGAGGGCATCGACGACATCATCGCCGATCTCGACCGAGTGCTCAGCATAAGATGA